One window of Paenibacillus sp. FSL K6-3182 genomic DNA carries:
- a CDS encoding ABC transporter ATP-binding protein, whose product MLKTEKAAEADRPSQQMSEQARKQADKGKQKAELNESKSSYIWALKFLTPYKKQIAALAACGTMAVLGETLTPKMIQYVIDHVVVNKDTSLFMMILGALVAINLLMLIAKNYRNLLQRTIGELASRDMQTAIFKHLRKLGFAHYERHPAGETLSMFNSEVASVQKIYRNVLPSVIENLLFIAVAICLLLSISGWLCLIMLPTFGLYYLFGPYFERKASLYGRESGQSRIAYNQSVYESISGLREFRAFGSQPWYHGRTLGKHKEWSHVYLLAATYSFGRGSFRRFTFYLGAIALFITGYYSLQNNWITLGGFIAFTLLYMTTMFRLTLLVTQLTEQKLIIHQTIPLYRFMHKEIEIDDPADPIALDEVRGGLTFEDVYFQYPEQPPVINGFSLTIKPGEKVAFVGASGNGKTTMFKMIGRFYDPTAGMIKLDGVPIQQMTLERLRESIGYVFQETYLFGSSVKENIRFGKPEASDEEVVAAAKAAYAHDFIMQLPEGYDTLVGERGMKLSGGQKQRVSIARMFVKQPAIILLDEATSSLDNVSEYEVQRALDEVLVNRTTIAIAHRLSTVKHFDKIVVIHEGRVAEAGSYEELIARKGLLYELEIGQSEAAEERVAHEVS is encoded by the coding sequence ATGCTAAAAACAGAAAAAGCTGCGGAAGCCGATAGGCCATCGCAGCAGATGAGCGAACAGGCTCGCAAGCAGGCGGACAAAGGAAAACAGAAGGCTGAGCTGAATGAATCAAAAAGCTCCTACATTTGGGCGCTAAAGTTTTTGACGCCTTATAAGAAGCAAATCGCAGCACTTGCGGCCTGCGGTACGATGGCGGTGCTTGGTGAAACATTAACGCCAAAGATGATCCAATATGTTATCGATCATGTCGTAGTCAACAAAGATACCTCGCTTTTTATGATGATTTTGGGAGCGCTTGTAGCTATCAATTTGCTCATGCTTATCGCTAAAAATTACCGTAATTTACTTCAGCGGACAATTGGCGAATTAGCATCCCGCGATATGCAAACGGCGATTTTCAAGCATTTGCGCAAGCTCGGCTTTGCTCATTATGAGCGGCACCCTGCAGGTGAGACGCTGTCGATGTTTAACTCCGAGGTAGCTTCGGTTCAGAAAATATATCGCAATGTCCTCCCGAGCGTCATCGAAAACTTGCTTTTTATAGCGGTAGCTATTTGTTTGCTGCTCAGCATTAGCGGCTGGTTATGCCTCATCATGCTGCCAACATTCGGGCTTTATTATTTGTTTGGTCCTTATTTTGAACGGAAAGCTTCCCTTTACGGGAGAGAATCCGGTCAATCACGAATTGCCTATAATCAATCGGTTTACGAAAGCATATCCGGCTTGCGCGAATTTCGAGCGTTTGGCTCGCAGCCCTGGTACCATGGACGGACGCTCGGGAAACATAAAGAGTGGTCGCATGTTTACTTGCTCGCTGCTACGTATAGCTTCGGGCGAGGCAGCTTTCGGCGGTTCACATTTTATTTGGGAGCCATTGCATTATTTATTACGGGCTACTACTCTCTCCAAAATAATTGGATTACGTTAGGCGGTTTTATCGCCTTTACCCTCTTATACATGACGACGATGTTCCGCCTCACGCTGCTCGTCACCCAGCTTACGGAACAGAAGCTTATCATCCACCAAACGATTCCGCTATATAGATTCATGCACAAAGAAATTGAGATTGATGATCCGGCCGATCCCATCGCTCTTGATGAGGTTCGCGGCGGACTTACGTTCGAGGATGTTTACTTTCAGTATCCGGAGCAGCCTCCTGTTATTAACGGCTTCTCGCTCACCATCAAGCCAGGAGAGAAGGTCGCCTTTGTAGGAGCAAGCGGCAACGGCAAGACCACGATGTTTAAAATGATTGGACGTTTTTACGATCCGACTGCTGGCATGATTAAGCTGGATGGTGTACCAATTCAGCAAATGACGCTAGAGCGTTTGAGAGAGTCGATCGGTTATGTATTTCAAGAAACCTATCTGTTCGGATCTTCTGTCAAAGAGAATATTCGATTCGGCAAACCAGAAGCAAGCGATGAAGAAGTGGTTGCAGCCGCCAAAGCTGCTTATGCGCATGATTTCATTATGCAGCTGCCCGAAGGCTACGATACGCTCGTTGGCGAGCGAGGCATGAAGCTATCAGGCGGACAGAAGCAGCGAGTATCGATTGCACGGATGTTTGTGAAGCAGCCAGCTATTATTTTGCTCGATGAGGCGACCTCATCTCTAGATAATGTAAGTGAATATGAAGTGCAGCGTGCGCTTGATGAAGTACTGGTTAACCGTACGACGATTGCGATTGCACACAGGCTGTCGACGGTGAAGCATTTTGACAAAATCGTCGTCATTCACGAGGGCCGCGTTGCGGAGGCAGGAAGCTATGAAGAGCTGATTGCACGCAAAGGGCTGCTGTATGAGCTGGAAATCGGGCAATCCGAAGCAGCGGAAGAGAGGGTGGCACATGAAGTATCTTAA